The following proteins are encoded in a genomic region of Chaetodon auriga isolate fChaAug3 chromosome 8, fChaAug3.hap1, whole genome shotgun sequence:
- the abhd5a gene encoding 1-acylglycerol-3-phosphate O-acyltransferase ABHD5, with amino-acid sequence MAEQAVTANGGVVQRMLSVAGGHSLVSSVWGYVDTTIRWCWIPSWLPSWCPTSQIQLQTAEDMMLRCVEGKFSKQYVPITNGDRLWTLTFSSGRVKDRTPMVLLHGFGGGVGLWAQNLDALSQRRPVFALDLLGFGQSSRPLFATDAQKAEDQFVDSIEQWRAKMGLESMILLGHNLGGYLAVSYSIKYPGRVKHILLVEPWGFPERPDTVEADRPIPVWIKALGAMFSPFNPLAGLRLVGPLGPTLVQTLRPDFKRKFLSMFTDNTVSEYIYHLNVQTPSGETAFKNMTIPYGWAKRPMLQRMEQLEPEIPITIIYGSRSSIDSNSGSTIKEMRPRSHVEIITIRGAGHYVYADQAEEFNHRVLQVCDEVD; translated from the exons ATGGCTGAGCAAGCGGTGACAGCGAACGGAGG GGTGGTTCAGAGAATGCTGTCTGTGGCTGGTGGTCACAGTCTGGTCAGCAGTGTGTGGGGCTACGTGGACACCACAATAAG gtggtgCTGGATCCCCAGCTGGCTGCCGTCATGGTGTCCCACCTCTCAGATCCAGCTACAGACCGCAGAGGACATGATGCTGCGAT GTGTAGAAGGCAAATTCTCCAAACAGTACGTCCCCATCACCAACGGTGACCGGCTGTGGACTCTGACCTTTAGCAGTGGCCGTGTCAAAGACAGAACCCCCATGGTTCTGCTCCATGGCTTTGGAGGTGGCGTGGGCCTCTGGGCTCAGAACCTGGATGCTCTCTCCCAGCGTCGGCCCGTCTTCGCCCTGGACCTGCTGGGCTTCGGACAGAGTAGCAGGCCTCTGTTTGCCACAGATGCTCAGAAGGCAGAGGACCAGTTTGTGGACTCTATAGAGCAGTGGAGGGCTAAAATGGGTCTAGAGTCCATGATACTGCTGGGACACAACCTTGGAGGATACCTGGCTGTGTCATACTCTATTAAATACCCAGGCAG AGTAAAGCACATATTGCTGGTGGAGCCCTGGGGTTTCCCCGAGCGCCCAGACACAGTGGAGGCAGACCGTCCCATCCCGGTATGGATCAAAGCCCTAGGAGCCATGTTTAGTCCCTTCAACCCCCTGGCTGGCTTGAGACTGGTCGGACCGCTGG GTCCCACTCTGGTCCAGACTCTGAGACCTGACTTCAAGAGGAAGTTTTTGTCCatgttcactgacaacactgtGTCAGAGTACATCTATCACCTGAACGTGCAAACCCCCAG CGGGGAAACAGCTTTTAAGAATATGACCATTCCCTATGGCTGGGCTAAGAGACCAATGCTGCAGAGAATGGAGCAGCTTGAGCCTGAGATCCCCATCACCATCATCTACGGATCCCGCTCCAGCATCGACAGCAACTCAGGCAGCACCATCAAAGAGATGAGGCCACGCTCTCATGTGGAGATCATA ACGATCCGTGGAGCCGGACACTATGTATATGCTGACCAGGCAGAGGAGTTCAACCACAGAGTTTTGCAAGTGTGTGATGAAGTGGACTGA